The following proteins are co-located in the Natator depressus isolate rNatDep1 chromosome 4, rNatDep2.hap1, whole genome shotgun sequence genome:
- the NAAA gene encoding N-acylethanolamine-hydrolyzing acid amidase, producing the protein MGAGWGWGCALGLGLLLWGAAAAPPLCNVSLEQAPQQRWLPALRHFDPAFLRAALARVIDESVPKWVHAVIRPVAKELESFIPQPFAGEILGICKALGISVGDGILVNLAYEFSAFCTSIVAQDSKGKIYHGRNMDYAFGDILRKMTIDVQFMQNGQVAYKGTTFMGYVGLWTGQSPHKFTISGDERDKGRWWENAIAAFLSRNVPVSWLVRDTLSKAADFQAAVLKLAATPIIADVYYIVAGTSPKEGVVITRNRRGPADIWPLEPTAGAWFRVETNYDHWVAPPPFDKRRTAAIKALNATGWENINFETLFQVLSVRPVLNNYTIYTTVMSAAVPDKYMTRIRTWE; encoded by the exons ATGGgcgcgggctggggctggggctgcgcgctggggctggggctgctgctctggggggcgGCGGCCGCTCCCCCGCTGTGCAATGTGAGCCTGGAGCAGGCCCCGCAGCAGCGCTGGCTGCCCGCCCTGCGGCACTTCGACCCGGCCTTCCTGCGGGCGGCCCTGGCCCGGGTCATCGA TGAAAGTGTACCTAAGTGGGTCCATGCTGTCATTCGGCCAGTAGCAAAAGAACTGGAGTCTTTTATCCCTCAACCCTTTGCAGGAGAGATCCTGGGAATATGCAAGGCACTGGGGATTAGTGTTGGAGATGGAATTCTCGTGAATTTGGCCTATGAATTTTCTGC GTTCTGTACCAGTATTGTTGCTCAAGATTCCAAGGGAAAGATTTACCATGGTCGGAACATGGACTATGCTTTCGGAGATATTTTACGCAAGATGACAATTGACGTGCAGTTTATGCAAAATGGGCAG GTAGCGTATAAGGGTACCACATTTATGGGCTATGTGGGCTTATGGACCGGACAGAGTCCACACAAGTTTACAATCTCTGGTGATGAACGAG ATAAGGGAAGATGGTGGGAGAATGCAATAGCTGCTTTCCTGAGTCGAAACGTCCCAGTCAGCTGGCTTGTCAGGGAT ACCCTGAGCAAAGCTGCAGACTTTCAAGCTGCCGTTCTCAAACTGGCTGCGACCCCGATCATTGCGGATGTTTACTACATCGTCGCAGGAACGTCGCCCAAAGAGGGCGTGGTCATCACAAGGAATAGAAGGGGGCCGGCAGACATCTGGCCTCTTGAGCCCACAGCCGGAGC gTGGTTCCGTGTGGAGACAAACTATGACCACTGGGTAGCTCCTCCTCCATTTGATAAACGAAG AACTGCAGCCATTAAAGCTCTCAATGCCACTGGATGGGAGAATATTAATTTTGAGACCCTCTTTCAg GTATTATCAGTGAGGCCGGTCTTAAACAA tTACACAATATATACCACGGTAATGAGTGCTGCAGTCCCAGACAAGTACATGACACGGATCAGAACCTGGGAGTGA